A genome region from Pseudomonas sp. S06B 330 includes the following:
- a CDS encoding dihydrofolate reductase, with product MKTSLPLSLIAALAENRVIGIDNSMPWHLPGDFKYFKATTLGKPIIMGRKTWDSLGRPLPGRLNLVVSRQPGLQLEGAEVFASLDEAIVRAEQWALAQGVDELMLIGGAQLYTQAIERGLADRLYLTRVELNPEGDAWFPEFDLAQWALASTQANPAEGDKPAYHFEVWEKA from the coding sequence ATGAAAACATCACTTCCCCTCAGCCTGATCGCGGCGCTCGCCGAGAACCGCGTAATCGGCATCGACAACAGCATGCCCTGGCATTTGCCGGGGGATTTCAAATATTTCAAGGCGACTACGCTGGGCAAGCCGATCATCATGGGCCGCAAGACCTGGGATTCGCTGGGCCGGCCATTGCCTGGGCGTCTGAACCTGGTGGTCAGTCGCCAGCCTGGGCTGCAGCTCGAAGGTGCCGAGGTGTTCGCTTCGCTGGATGAGGCGATAGTGCGTGCCGAACAGTGGGCGCTGGCGCAGGGTGTTGATGAGCTGATGCTGATTGGTGGTGCGCAACTGTATACCCAGGCGATTGAGCGTGGCCTGGCGGATCGGCTGTACCTGACGCGAGTGGAGCTGAACCCAGAGGGCGATGCGTGGTTTCCTGAGTTCGACTTGGCGCAGTGGGCGTTGGCCTCGACTCAGGCGAATCCGGCTGAAGGTGACAAGCCGGCGTATCACTTTGAGGTGTGGGAAAAGGCCTGA
- a CDS encoding GTPase/DUF3482 domain-containing protein, with amino-acid sequence MTKPLKLAVVGHTNVGKTSLLRTLTRDVGFGEVSHRPSTTRHVEGARLSVDGEPLLELYDTPGLEDAIALLDYLERLERPGERLDGPARLERFLQGSEARQRFEQEAKVLRQLLASDAGLYVIDAREPVLAKYRDELEVLASCGKPLLPVLNFVASSDHREPDWREALARLGLHALVRFDSVAPPEDGERRLYESLALMLEKSRPALQRLIDDQQAQRQARQLSGKRLIAELLLDCAACRRSVVAEPGAEAVAIEALRKDVRQREQRCVEALLKLYAFRKDDASASDLPLLDGRWGDDLFNPETLKLLGVRLGSGVAAGAAAGAGVDLLVGGLTLGAAALAGAIAGGALQTARSYGSRLLGKLKGQRELTVDDSVLRLLALRQHQLIEALDSRGHAAMERIKLSAPQEQSWREGKLPEALSKARAHPQWSSLNPGARLNQAERQEQIDSLVQEL; translated from the coding sequence ATGACTAAGCCGCTGAAACTGGCCGTGGTCGGCCATACCAACGTTGGCAAGACCTCGCTGCTGCGTACCCTGACCCGCGATGTCGGCTTTGGTGAAGTGTCCCATCGGCCAAGCACCACGCGTCATGTTGAAGGCGCACGGCTGTCGGTGGACGGCGAACCCTTGCTTGAGCTCTACGACACTCCAGGCCTGGAAGACGCCATTGCCCTGCTCGACTACCTTGAACGCCTGGAACGACCAGGCGAGCGCCTAGACGGCCCGGCACGGCTAGAGCGCTTTCTGCAAGGCAGCGAAGCGCGCCAGCGCTTCGAACAGGAAGCCAAAGTCCTGCGCCAATTGCTGGCCAGTGATGCCGGGCTGTATGTCATCGATGCCCGCGAGCCGGTGCTGGCCAAGTACCGGGATGAGCTGGAAGTGCTCGCCAGCTGCGGTAAGCCGCTGCTCCCCGTGCTCAACTTTGTTGCCAGCAGTGACCATCGTGAGCCCGACTGGCGCGAAGCCCTGGCCCGCCTCGGACTGCATGCGCTGGTACGTTTCGACAGTGTCGCGCCGCCGGAAGATGGTGAACGACGCCTTTACGAAAGCCTGGCGCTGATGCTGGAAAAATCTCGCCCGGCCTTGCAGCGGCTGATCGACGACCAGCAGGCGCAGCGCCAGGCCCGCCAACTCAGCGGCAAACGTCTGATAGCCGAACTGCTGCTCGATTGCGCGGCATGCCGACGCAGTGTGGTGGCTGAGCCTGGCGCCGAAGCTGTGGCCATAGAAGCATTGCGCAAAGACGTTCGCCAGCGCGAACAACGCTGCGTCGAGGCCTTGCTCAAGCTCTACGCCTTTCGCAAGGACGACGCCAGTGCCAGCGATTTACCCCTGCTGGACGGGCGCTGGGGCGATGATCTGTTTAACCCGGAAACCCTCAAGCTGCTCGGCGTACGCCTGGGTAGCGGTGTGGCTGCCGGTGCTGCAGCAGGTGCCGGTGTCGACCTGCTGGTCGGCGGCTTGACCTTGGGGGCTGCGGCGCTGGCTGGGGCCATTGCTGGCGGGGCATTACAAACGGCGCGCAGCTACGGCTCACGCCTGCTAGGCAAGCTCAAGGGGCAACGCGAATTGACCGTGGATGACAGCGTGCTGCGCCTGTTGGCACTGCGTCAGCATCAGCTGATTGAGGCTCTGGACAGCCGTGGACATGCGGCAATGGAGCGGATCAAGTTGAGCGCGCCTCAAGAACAAAGCTGGCGTGAAGGCAAGCTGCCGGAAGCCTTGAGCAAGGCGCGGGCGCATCCGCAATGGTCGTCGCTTAATCCGGGAGCCAGGCTCAATCAAGCGGAGCGCCAGGAGCAGATAGATAGCCTGGTGCAGGAGCTTTAG
- a CDS encoding phosphonate degradation HD-domain oxygenase has translation MRTAEQVVSELFALYQQHGDEDYIGEPVSQLEHMSQAAQLALDEGFDDEVVLAAFFHDIGHICGGAEGDMGGYGVVSHEQVGAEYLRRCGFSERLVTLVQYHVEAKRYLTLRKPGYYQRLSEASRRTLEYQGGVMSEAEADAFERDPLCSVSLRMREWDELAKEMNVPVIDLDVLKGKALALLH, from the coding sequence ATGAGAACGGCCGAGCAGGTTGTCAGCGAACTCTTCGCCCTGTACCAGCAACATGGCGATGAAGATTACATCGGCGAGCCGGTGTCACAGTTGGAACATATGTCCCAGGCGGCGCAGTTGGCCCTGGACGAAGGCTTCGATGATGAAGTGGTGCTGGCGGCGTTCTTCCATGACATTGGCCATATTTGCGGCGGTGCCGAAGGTGATATGGGCGGCTACGGAGTGGTCAGCCATGAGCAGGTCGGTGCTGAATACTTGCGTCGCTGCGGTTTCAGCGAGCGCCTGGTTACGTTGGTGCAATACCACGTTGAAGCCAAGCGTTACCTGACGCTGCGTAAACCGGGTTACTACCAGCGCTTGAGTGAAGCCAGCCGTCGCACGCTGGAGTATCAAGGTGGGGTGATGAGCGAAGCTGAAGCCGATGCCTTTGAGCGTGACCCGCTGTGCAGCGTAAGCCTGCGCATGCGAGAGTGGGATGAGCTGGCCAAAGAGATGAATGTGCCGGTGATTGATTTGGACGTGCTCAAGGGCAAGGCGTTGGCGCTATTGCATTGA
- a CDS encoding DUF2868 domain-containing protein: MEDRVTALTDLDKRWLTEAVRLREEHAGPLEDQEANRRARQFGGDLPTRIEQRALWLAERDGMRSALQHWKQGARLALALLSVVAVVSGAGLALAALGDSQRPVNVFWALGSLLGLNLVLLLGWALGFFFAGEQGATLGKLWLWLSEKFARDAQAAHLAPALLVLLQRQKLNRWLLGLLVHGLWLVALSTALVMLLVLLATRRYGFVWETTILGADTFVGLTQALGAVPALLGFNVPDIDMIRASGDSQPALELARQAWASWLLGVLLVFGIVPRLVLAALSLWRWRRGRDRLRLDLNLPGYSQLREALMPSSERLGVNDAAPEALPQIVRGVGEELSDGALLVGLELDDQRPWPPTLPATVKNAGILDSRESRNKLLEQLSRFPPARLAIACDPRRSPDRGSLALLAELARNAGATRIWLLQALPGQALDADRLGDWHQALDQLGLEHADSAPLTWLEHGHD, from the coding sequence ATGGAAGACCGCGTGACTGCACTGACTGACCTGGACAAACGCTGGCTCACTGAAGCGGTACGCCTGCGCGAGGAACATGCCGGCCCCCTGGAGGACCAGGAAGCCAATCGCCGTGCCCGCCAGTTCGGCGGCGACCTGCCAACGCGTATCGAACAGCGTGCCTTGTGGCTGGCCGAGCGCGACGGCATGCGCAGCGCCCTGCAGCACTGGAAACAAGGTGCACGGTTAGCTCTGGCACTGTTATCAGTTGTGGCCGTTGTCAGCGGCGCGGGCCTGGCCCTGGCCGCCCTGGGCGACAGCCAACGCCCGGTCAATGTGTTCTGGGCCCTGGGTAGCCTGCTGGGCTTGAACCTGGTTTTGCTGCTGGGATGGGCTCTGGGTTTCTTCTTTGCCGGCGAGCAAGGCGCAACGTTGGGCAAGCTGTGGTTGTGGCTCAGTGAGAAATTCGCCCGTGATGCCCAGGCCGCGCATTTAGCCCCCGCCCTGCTGGTCCTGCTGCAACGTCAGAAACTCAACCGCTGGCTGCTTGGACTGCTGGTACACGGCCTGTGGCTGGTGGCCTTGAGCACAGCGCTGGTGATGCTGCTGGTGCTGCTCGCCACCCGCCGTTATGGCTTCGTCTGGGAGACCACCATCCTCGGCGCCGATACCTTCGTCGGACTGACCCAAGCCCTCGGCGCTGTGCCAGCCCTGCTCGGTTTCAACGTGCCAGACATCGACATGATCCGCGCCAGTGGCGACAGCCAACCCGCCCTGGAGCTGGCTCGCCAGGCCTGGGCCAGCTGGCTGCTCGGGGTATTACTGGTGTTTGGCATCGTCCCGCGCCTTGTGCTCGCAGCCCTGAGCCTGTGGCGCTGGCGTAGGGGCCGTGATCGCTTGCGTCTGGACCTCAACTTACCCGGCTACAGTCAACTGCGTGAGGCGCTGATGCCCAGCAGTGAACGCCTAGGCGTCAACGATGCCGCACCAGAGGCCTTACCGCAGATTGTGCGCGGCGTGGGTGAAGAGCTCAGTGACGGCGCCTTGCTGGTTGGCCTCGAACTGGACGATCAACGTCCCTGGCCACCCACCCTCCCGGCGACGGTGAAGAACGCCGGCATCCTCGACAGCCGTGAATCACGTAACAAGCTGCTCGAGCAGCTCAGCCGCTTCCCGCCAGCACGCCTGGCCATCGCCTGCGACCCGCGCCGCTCGCCGGACCGCGGCAGTCTGGCGCTGCTCGCTGAGCTTGCCCGCAACGCTGGCGCCACGCGCATCTGGTTACTGCAGGCATTGCCCGGCCAGGCCCTGGATGCCGACCGCTTGGGCGACTGGCATCAGGCGCTCGATCAATTGGGGCTGGAGCATGCCGACAGCGCCCCACTGACCTGGCTGGAGCATGGCCATGACTAA
- a CDS encoding putative 2-aminoethylphosphonate ABC transporter permease subunit translates to MAAPMAMPIAQAKAAQRSGASLGDRLFVVGGKWLLLLLLTVAVLMPLLAIFWRGFSSDAGQGGGLVAARELFASANFHWLLGNSLKVSLSVAAIVVPLAYLFAYALQRTLIPGKRIWRGISLLPLLAPSMLPAIALVYLFGNQGLLRGLLSDNIYGFWGIVLGEAIYTFPHALMILLSALSLADARLFDAASSMGAGPWRAFHSITWPATRQAVFAAFCLVFTLTITDFGVPVVVGGDYQVLALEAYKAVVGQQQFGRGALIGMVLLVPALLSFTVDAWLRRRQGDSMSGRAQVFLPQPSRRRDAWFLAIVLMVCAVLLLVVGMAVYSSLVTFWPYNMTLSLKHYQFDETAGGGWLAYTNSLTMALGTALIGSAVIFTGAYLMEKTKGQRSLNLVLRLLSFVPMAVPGLVLGLGYVFFFNLSSNPLHVFYGSMALLVVCTIAHYLTTANMTATTALRQLDGEFEAAALSLKAPLYRHFLRVTVPICLPALLDIIRYLFVSAMTTVSAAIFLYSPDTILAAVAVLNMDDAGNVGGAAAMSTLILLTSATVSLLLAWASRGLLQRSQAWRQRAPGQ, encoded by the coding sequence ATGGCCGCGCCAATGGCCATGCCGATCGCACAGGCGAAGGCAGCACAGCGCTCCGGCGCTTCACTGGGTGATCGTCTGTTCGTGGTCGGCGGTAAATGGCTGCTGCTGCTCCTGCTGACCGTCGCGGTGTTGATGCCGCTGTTGGCGATCTTCTGGCGTGGTTTCAGCAGCGATGCCGGGCAGGGCGGTGGCTTGGTCGCCGCGCGTGAACTGTTTGCCAGCGCCAACTTTCACTGGCTGTTGGGCAATAGTCTGAAGGTGTCGCTCAGTGTTGCCGCGATTGTCGTGCCGCTGGCCTACCTGTTCGCCTATGCCCTGCAACGCACACTGATACCCGGTAAACGTATCTGGCGGGGTATCTCGCTGCTGCCGTTGCTGGCACCTTCGATGCTACCGGCCATTGCTCTGGTGTACCTGTTCGGTAATCAGGGGCTGCTGCGCGGGCTGCTCAGCGACAATATCTATGGCTTCTGGGGCATTGTCCTTGGTGAGGCGATCTACACCTTTCCCCATGCGCTGATGATCCTACTGTCGGCGCTGTCGCTGGCTGACGCGCGCTTGTTCGATGCCGCGTCGAGCATGGGCGCAGGCCCTTGGCGCGCGTTCCACAGCATTACCTGGCCGGCTACACGGCAGGCGGTGTTCGCCGCGTTCTGTCTGGTGTTCACCCTGACCATCACCGACTTCGGTGTGCCGGTAGTGGTTGGTGGCGACTATCAGGTGTTGGCGCTGGAAGCCTACAAGGCCGTGGTCGGGCAGCAGCAGTTCGGTCGCGGCGCGTTGATCGGCATGGTTTTGTTGGTGCCGGCACTGCTCAGCTTTACCGTCGATGCCTGGCTACGCCGGCGCCAGGGTGACTCAATGAGTGGCCGTGCCCAGGTGTTCCTGCCGCAACCGTCGCGTCGTCGCGATGCCTGGTTCCTGGCGATTGTATTGATGGTCTGCGCGGTGCTGCTGTTGGTGGTGGGCATGGCGGTGTACTCGTCGCTGGTGACCTTCTGGCCCTACAACATGACCTTGTCGCTCAAGCACTATCAGTTCGACGAAACCGCCGGCGGCGGCTGGCTGGCCTACACCAACAGCCTGACCATGGCCCTGGGCACGGCGTTGATCGGTAGCGCGGTGATCTTCACCGGTGCCTACCTGATGGAAAAGACCAAGGGCCAGCGCTCGCTGAACCTGGTATTGCGCCTGCTCAGCTTCGTGCCGATGGCGGTGCCGGGTTTGGTCCTGGGCCTGGGCTACGTGTTCTTTTTCAACCTGAGCAGCAACCCCTTGCACGTGTTCTACGGCAGCATGGCGCTGCTGGTGGTGTGCACCATTGCGCATTACTTGACCACCGCAAACATGACCGCGACCACCGCCCTGCGTCAGCTCGACGGCGAGTTCGAAGCGGCTGCGCTGTCGCTCAAGGCACCGCTGTACCGTCACTTTCTGCGGGTCACCGTGCCGATCTGCCTGCCGGCGCTGCTGGACATCATTCGCTACCTGTTCGTCTCGGCAATGACCACGGTGTCGGCAGCGATCTTTCTCTACAGCCCCGACACCATCCTCGCCGCTGTCGCCGTGTTGAACATGGACGATGCCGGCAACGTCGGCGGCGCTGCAGCGATGTCGACCCTGATCTTGCTGACCAGCGCCACTGTTTCGCTGCTCCTGGCCTGGGCCTCGCGTGGCCTGCTGCAACGTTCTCAAGCCTGGCGCCAACGCGCGCCAGGTCAATGA
- a CDS encoding L-cystine transporter, which yields MNLPLSLNLLAFLALLLGLAQTRHGNWSLAKKVLVGLVLGVLFGAVLHAIYGAGDPILKATISWLDLVGNGYVQLLQMIVMPLIFASILSAVARLHNASSLGKISFLTIGTLLFTTAIAALIGIALTNLFGLTAEGLVAGTAETARMQAIQSDYVGKVADLNIPQLLLSFIPSNPVGDLARAKPTSIISVVIFAVFLGMAALQLLKDDADKGNRALAAIDTLQAWVMRLVRLVMKLTPYGVLALMTKVVASSNLDDILKLGSFVVVSYIGLGLMFVVHGVLLAISGVNPLRFFRKVWPVLTFAFTSRSSAASIPLSIEAQTRRLGIPQSIASFAASFGATIGQNGCAGLYPAMLAVMVAPAVGINPLDPLWIATLVAIVTLSSAGVAGVGGGATFAALIVLPAMGLPVELVALLISVEPLIDMGRTALNVNGSMTAGAITSQMMQQTDKTLLEAQEHAELTHS from the coding sequence ATGAATCTGCCGCTGTCACTCAATCTGCTGGCGTTCCTGGCCTTGCTGCTAGGCCTGGCCCAAACCCGTCATGGCAACTGGAGCCTGGCCAAGAAAGTTCTGGTCGGCCTGGTGCTCGGCGTGCTGTTCGGTGCTGTCCTGCATGCCATTTATGGCGCTGGCGACCCGATTCTCAAAGCCACCATCAGTTGGCTCGATCTGGTCGGCAACGGTTATGTGCAGTTGTTGCAGATGATCGTCATGCCACTGATCTTCGCGTCGATCCTCAGCGCCGTGGCCCGTCTGCACAATGCCTCGTCACTGGGCAAGATCAGCTTCCTGACCATTGGCACCCTGCTGTTCACCACAGCCATCGCCGCACTGATCGGCATTGCCCTGACCAACCTGTTCGGCCTGACCGCCGAGGGCCTGGTGGCCGGCACCGCCGAAACCGCGCGGATGCAGGCAATCCAAAGTGATTACGTGGGCAAGGTCGCTGACCTGAATATCCCGCAGCTGCTGCTGTCGTTCATTCCGAGCAACCCAGTCGGCGATCTGGCTCGGGCCAAACCGACGTCGATCATCAGCGTGGTGATCTTTGCCGTGTTCCTTGGCATGGCTGCCCTGCAGTTGCTCAAGGATGACGCGGACAAGGGCAATCGCGCCCTGGCCGCCATCGACACCCTGCAAGCCTGGGTGATGCGCCTGGTGCGCCTGGTGATGAAGCTCACCCCGTATGGTGTCCTGGCACTGATGACCAAGGTGGTCGCCAGCTCGAACCTGGACGACATCCTCAAGCTCGGTAGCTTCGTCGTGGTTTCGTATATCGGCCTGGGGCTGATGTTTGTGGTGCACGGTGTGTTGCTGGCGATCAGCGGCGTCAATCCGCTGCGTTTCTTCCGCAAGGTCTGGCCGGTGCTGACCTTTGCCTTCACCAGTCGCTCCAGCGCCGCCAGCATCCCGCTGAGCATTGAAGCGCAAACCCGTCGCCTGGGTATTCCACAGTCGATTGCCAGCTTTGCCGCCTCGTTCGGCGCGACCATTGGCCAGAACGGCTGTGCCGGTCTGTACCCGGCAATGCTGGCGGTGATGGTGGCTCCGGCCGTGGGCATCAACCCACTGGACCCGCTGTGGATCGCTACCCTGGTGGCTATCGTGACCCTCAGCTCAGCCGGTGTGGCCGGTGTCGGTGGCGGTGCAACCTTTGCTGCGCTGATTGTGCTGCCGGCCATGGGCTTGCCGGTGGAACTGGTCGCCTTGCTGATCTCGGTTGAACCGCTGATCGACATGGGCCGTACGGCGTTGAACGTCAATGGTTCGATGACGGCAGGGGCGATCACCAGTCAGATGATGCAGCAGACGGACAAAACGCTGCTGGAGGCCCAGGAGCATGCGGAACTGACGCATTCCTGA
- a CDS encoding TIGR03364 family FAD-dependent oxidoreductase, whose product MTDLLIVGAGILGLSHAYAAARRGLKVRVFERTATPLGASVRNFGQALVTGQPPGDMLELAKASRGIWAHWSRHAGFELKSNGSLLFARTALEQELLEAFCAERAVEHGYKVELLSGAALNDLYGGQFRHHRAALRGLDDQQLYSREAIPTLIRFLQQELDVQFHFSTLVRDIQPGKVSTTAGDFSAAQTVVCSGHDYQTLLAEPIAQLQPQVCRLQMLRARPRFKLDLQHALLTGLSCVHYGAFADLPQAQALTAQLQSNSPQLMEHGIHLLISPTPHGELIIGDSHAYGSDAAPFNAEQVDNWMIELAEHTLGGRIEVVERWQGVYGSGGPGPFSLLQVAPGISAALMHSGVGMSVGPALAERHIARLFNDIA is encoded by the coding sequence ATGACCGATCTACTGATTGTCGGCGCCGGCATTCTTGGCCTTTCGCATGCTTATGCCGCCGCCCGCCGTGGCCTCAAGGTGCGCGTATTTGAGCGCACTGCCACGCCCTTGGGCGCTTCAGTACGTAACTTCGGCCAGGCCCTGGTCACCGGCCAGCCACCGGGCGACATGCTTGAGCTGGCCAAGGCCAGCCGCGGGATCTGGGCGCACTGGTCGCGTCATGCTGGCTTTGAATTGAAGAGCAATGGTTCGCTGTTATTCGCGCGCACCGCCCTTGAACAGGAGCTGCTGGAAGCCTTTTGTGCCGAACGGGCTGTGGAACATGGCTACAAGGTCGAACTGTTGTCCGGTGCGGCGCTGAATGACCTGTACGGCGGCCAGTTTCGCCATCACCGTGCGGCCTTGCGCGGACTGGACGACCAGCAACTGTACTCCCGCGAAGCCATCCCGACCTTGATCCGCTTCCTGCAGCAGGAACTGGATGTGCAGTTTCATTTCTCCACTCTGGTGCGCGATATCCAGCCTGGAAAAGTATCGACCACCGCCGGTGATTTCAGTGCCGCGCAGACCGTGGTCTGCTCCGGGCATGACTATCAGACTTTGCTCGCCGAACCTATTGCCCAGCTGCAGCCACAGGTCTGCCGCTTGCAGATGCTGCGTGCACGCCCACGTTTCAAGCTCGACCTGCAACACGCGTTGCTGACGGGGCTTAGTTGTGTGCATTACGGTGCCTTCGCCGATCTGCCGCAGGCACAGGCCCTCACGGCGCAACTGCAGAGCAACAGCCCGCAGTTGATGGAGCACGGCATTCACCTGCTGATCAGTCCTACGCCCCATGGCGAGCTGATCATTGGCGATTCCCATGCCTATGGCAGCGATGCAGCGCCCTTCAATGCCGAGCAGGTGGACAACTGGATGATCGAGCTGGCCGAGCACACCCTCGGCGGTCGCATCGAGGTGGTCGAACGCTGGCAAGGCGTCTATGGTTCTGGCGGCCCCGGACCGTTTTCGCTTTTGCAGGTGGCGCCAGGCATCAGCGCAGCGTTGATGCACAGTGGCGTTGGCATGAGCGTCGGTCCGGCGCTGGCCGAGCGACACATCGCTCGACTGTTCAATGACATCGCATGA
- a CDS encoding putative 2-aminoethylphosphonate ABC transporter substrate-binding protein: MFKPLALAAAVLTAFSLQATAAETQLTVYTALEAEQLKSYKQAFEKANPDIEIKWVRDSTGIITAKLLAEKDRPQADAVWGLAASSLAILDQQGMLQSYAPKDLDKIGGNYRDAANPPAWVGMDVWAATICFNTIEAEKQGLTKPVSWQDLTKPEYKGKIVMPNPASSGTGFLDVSAWLQTFGEKQGWQYMDDLHQNIGQYVHSGSKPCKLAAAGEFPIGISFEYPAVQLKRQGAPLDIVLPKEGLGWEIEATAVLKGSKHEDAAKRLADFSASPAAMELYKENFAVLAQPGIAQPQTELPADYEQRLIKNDFAWASKNRDTILAEWRKRYDGKSEKVAQQ, from the coding sequence ATGTTCAAGCCACTTGCTCTTGCCGCTGCCGTCCTCACTGCGTTCAGCCTGCAGGCCACTGCCGCCGAGACTCAGTTGACGGTCTACACCGCACTTGAAGCTGAACAACTCAAGAGCTACAAGCAGGCCTTTGAAAAGGCCAATCCGGATATCGAGATCAAGTGGGTACGCGATTCCACCGGCATCATCACCGCCAAACTGCTGGCCGAAAAAGACCGTCCGCAGGCTGACGCGGTATGGGGCTTGGCCGCTTCCAGCCTGGCGATCCTCGACCAGCAGGGCATGTTGCAAAGCTACGCACCAAAGGATCTGGACAAGATCGGCGGCAACTACCGCGATGCGGCCAACCCACCGGCTTGGGTCGGTATGGATGTCTGGGCGGCGACCATCTGTTTCAACACCATCGAAGCCGAGAAGCAGGGCCTGACCAAGCCGGTTAGCTGGCAGGACCTGACCAAGCCTGAGTACAAGGGCAAGATCGTCATGCCTAACCCGGCGTCGTCCGGTACAGGTTTCCTCGATGTCAGTGCCTGGCTGCAGACCTTCGGTGAGAAGCAGGGCTGGCAGTACATGGATGACCTGCACCAGAACATCGGCCAGTACGTTCACTCCGGCTCCAAGCCGTGCAAGCTGGCGGCAGCGGGTGAGTTCCCGATTGGTATCTCCTTCGAATACCCGGCTGTGCAGCTCAAGCGCCAGGGAGCGCCGCTGGACATCGTTCTGCCTAAGGAAGGCCTGGGTTGGGAAATCGAAGCCACTGCGGTGCTCAAGGGCAGCAAGCATGAAGACGCGGCCAAGCGCTTGGCCGACTTCTCGGCAAGCCCGGCAGCGATGGAGCTGTACAAGGAAAACTTCGCCGTGCTGGCCCAACCGGGCATCGCTCAGCCGCAGACCGAACTGCCGGCTGACTACGAACAGCGCCTGATCAAGAACGACTTTGCCTGGGCTTCGAAGAACCGTGACACCATCCTGGCCGAATGGCGTAAGCGCTATGACGGTAAGTCGGAGAAGGTAGCGCAGCAGTAA